Within the Mucilaginibacter sp. CSA2-8R genome, the region AGAGCGGTTATCGGTTACGGCTAAACCTGCACCGCCCGAGGCTACTTGGCTAACCGGGCTTAGCTGCGTGCCTGTAATACCCGATAAGCTTACACGCTCGGTTTGGGCCGTGGCACCGGCAGCAGTGGTAAAATCAAAGTCGCCCAGTTTGGCTTTGTAGCTTATGTTTAAATCATTGTTCATCAGCAGGGCAATGCGGTCGGCGCGGCGGGCGTAGCCGGTGCTGTATGATGGCGAAGTGTTGCCTACCGGAATAAAGCCGGTAGCCAGTTGGGTAGAGTTATCATAACCTAAGGTGTAATTAATAGTCAGGTTTTTAACTGGGGTCATGTTCACCTGTAAATCACCAATCAGGCGGCTGGTTTTCTGGTTAAAATCAAAGCGGTTAATAGCTTCGAGCGGGTTGGTACGCAGCAAACCGGCCGGCGACAACGACGAGTAGATGCCCGTAGTTGGATTTGGAGCAGGGTTTACATAGTTGTTGGCAAAAATAAACCCGGTAAGCGCACCGTAGGCCTCGTTAATACCGCCGTTAGGTATCTCTTTGCTGCCGCTGAGCGAATAGTTTAAACCTAACGATACTTTGAGCCAGTTGTTAAAACGCTGGTCTACCCGCACACGGGCCGTAGCACGCTGAAAGTTGGTGTTATCAATAATACCCTGGTTGCCCAAATAGCTGCCGCTCATGTAATAAGTAGTATTATCAGACCCGCCCGAAACCGATACGTTGCTCTCGTTACCCCAGGCATCTCTAAAAATTTCTTTTTGTAAATCGTAACGGTCTACCGGTACCTGGGTAAGGTCGGTTGCGGTGGTATTGGTAAAGCGGAAAGGATAATCGTTATACGCCAGTTTTTTACGCAGGGTGTTAGATCTGAACTGGGTAGAAACCGCCACTACCGGCTTGCCCGATTTACCGCGTTTGGTAAAAATCTGCACCACACCGTTGCTGGCTCTCGAGCCGTAAATAGCAGCACCGGCCGCTCCTTTAATAATCTCGATGCGGTCAATATCAGCAGGGTTAATGTCTACCAAACGGTTTTGCGAGTAACCGCCCAAATCAACCAGTTCGGTCGAGCTGTTGTTGACGATGACACCATCCACAATGTACAAGGGGTCGCTCGAACCGGCAATGGTGCTGTTACCGCGCAAACGAACGCTGATACCACCGGCCGGGTTGCCCGAGTTTTGCGAAATCTGCGCACCGGCCACCTTACCGGCCAGGGCCTGGTCGATAGAGGTAGCTACGCTGTTTTCTAAATCCCTGGATGATACGGTAGAAATGGCGTTGCCCAATTGCTTTTTGCTGGTGGCCGCACCGGTACCGGTTACTACTACCTCGTTCAGGTTCAGGGCATCTTCAGACATATCTACATCTACCGTAACCGGGCTTTGGTTTAACGTAACCGCACGGTTTACGGTACGGTAGCCGGTATAAGTAATAGCCAAGGTGTAATTACCGTTGGGTACCGTGGCGTTTAAGGTGTAGTTACCATTAATATCGGTAGCTGTACCAACGTTGGTACCCGCCAGTCGGATAACTGCACCAATAACCGGCTCCTTGTTACGGGCATCCCTGATGACCCCTTTAACAGTTTGCCGGTTTTGCGCCAGGGCAAACTGTGCCGTACACAGCATCAGGAGCAGTGCAGGGAGTACTCTTGCTGTCTTTAAACACTGTAAAAGTTGTTTCATATATGATTAATTAAGTAAATAATGTATGTTTTAAAGCGGGAAGCTTACCTTACCCATAGAAACCCTCGGGATGCCTGCCGCAGCGCTTAAACTATCCGGACTACCTGCAACCGCCTCATTAGCTAACAGGGCAAATAAAACGGCCTCTTTAGCATCCGGGTTAACACCGAAAACATTGGTGGAGCGGATGGTTTTGCCAAAGTGTTTTTGCAGGTGGCTTAACAGCAAGGGGTTGTACATACCGCCGCCGCTTACGTAAATTTCAAAATTGCTGCCGCTGCCTACCGTTGCCTCAATGGCTTTGATAATACCCCTGGCCGAAAAGGCGGCCAGCGTAGCCAGTACATCATGATGGGATAAACCGGTTTGCGCTGTATTACTTAGCGCCCGGTTGAGGTACGCCAGGTTAAACAATTCGGGGCCGGTAGTTTTTGGAAAAGGTGCTTCGAAGAAGTCGTTTTTCAGCAATTCTTTTAGTAAAACTTCATTAACCTGCCCCTGCGAGGCCAAGGCCGAGTCTTTGTCGTAGTACCGACCGGGATAATGCAGCTGCACATACTGATCCATCAGCGTATTGCCCGGCCCTACATCGGTTGAGAAAAATCCGGCCGGCTGCCCGGCTGGCAGATAGGTAAAGTTGGCTATACCGCCAATATTTAGCAGTACACGACTTTCGTGCGGGTCGGAAAAAATCAAATAATCACCGTATACGGCCAGTGGGGCGCCTTCTCCACCCCCGGCAATGTGTTTTTGACGGAAATCGCTCAGGGTAATGATGCCGGTTTTTACGCTCAGGTGGTCGGCATCACCAATTTGCAGGGTGGCGTTGTCATAATGATCATCAGGGTGCAGGTGCTTGGGCGCATGAAATATGGTTTGCCCATGGCTGGCAATCAGGTCCACGTCATCAGCTGTTAGTCCCCAGTCGGCTAAGCATTCGTTTATCAGTTCGGCGTAATAGGTACCAATGTAGGCGTTAAGCACCGTTACTTTTTCAAGGTCGGCCTGGCGGCTGACAAAAACAGATTTTATTTCTTCTTTAAACTGCGGAGTGTATTCTTTAGTGATGAAATTTTGGATACTGACAGGTGCCCCCGGGCCACTGCCGGTAAACTGGCACAAGGCAATATCCAGCCCGTCGAACGACGTGCCTGACATTAAGCCAATGATAGTACGAACGGGTTTAGCCGCAATAGTATATAACTTTTGGATGTTTACATTCATAAAAATTAACAGGGAAAGCAGAGAACGGATGATGCCATACCTTACCGGCAGACCAACCGGTCTATTCATCGGTTAAATTAGCTTTACATTAACTTAAATGCAAATTACTTTCAATTTTTTATTGAAGTTTGGAGAGCTTATATGCAGCCAATATAATTGGTATGTACTTCTTTAGATAGTGCGCCACTAACTAAACCTACTGCCCTATTTTAAGTCTAATAAAACGTAGTTGCCAAACAAATTGCAGACTACGCTACTTCTAATATTATTTACCTGGTAACTTCTTGAAACACATAACCATGAAATTATTAAAACATATTTTGCTTACGGCTTGCCTTATTGCGGCTGGCACCATTTTAACCTACGCTCAGGATACCACCAAACGCGAGACCCGTGCCGAACGCAAGGCTATGAAAGAGGCCGACGTGAAGAAGCTATTGGAAAGCCGCCGGTTTGTTTTCCAGGCGCAGTATGCCAACCCACTGGGTGGCGGCGTAACTACGCTGAACGGGCGCTTGTTCAATATATCGCCAAACGGCACCGGGCATATTTATTTAAACTATAATTACGATTTAAAAATCCGCCCCGACTCGGTAATTGCCTACCTGCCCTACTACGGCCGCGCCCAGTTTGACGCCGGTTATAACGCTAACTCTACCGACAATGGCGTAATGTTTAAGTCGACCAAGTTTGATTACACCAGTAAGGTAAACAAAAAGGGTATTACTACAATTGTGATCAACCCGCAGGATGCTAAGTATAACCGCAAGTTAACACTTTCGGTATCACCCGAAGGCTATGCCAACTTGAGCGTGATTATTACCAACCGGTCGGCGATTACGTATGATGGGTATATATCGGAAAAGTAATTGTTTTTGTTGTTGATATGATGGCCAGTGAGTTATGCTTAGCGGCCATTTTTGTATTTATTAAGAGTGATTAGATATTAGTAGCTACGGTGCAACCTGCGCCATATAATGTCCTTTTTAAATATCTTACTCTTATTATTTATGATATGAATTTATCAGCTCATTATTAATATATTTACCTTCAACAATCTTATCATCAGCCGAAACCATGAAACTTAGAAACTTCCATTACTATCAAAACCCGTAGCAAATCAACCTGAATGTTTACAAAGATTTTCGCCAGGAGTTCTCTGTTAATCAGCAGCAAGTGTATCAGTCTTTCCCAAAGGGTAACACTAATAGAAACTTGTTCACATAACGCTGAGCGATTTTGAGAATAGCAAAGCTCTAATCAACACATTTTTGAAAAGCTATAGCTTAATGAAGAATAAGGAGGCCAGTAAAATTGCTTTTCTCTCGAGCGAATGCATCTTTGCGGTACTTCACCGGAATGAGCACATTCTTAAGGACAAGATTGAGTATATCAAAATCAACACTGCAATTAACTGCTCATTTAATAACGTCACAGACAGCACCATAATTAAAAAAGCTAAATTTAATAACGATTGGACATACGAGATCGCTGAGCGGGAAATTGAATGAGATGATGATCAAAACACTGGTTTAGATCAAAATCATCATCTTGACTCATGTTCTGCCGCTAGTATAAGACCTAACTACAGTTACTTTTTACGCTTATTCTTTTGAGAAACTTAATATACTCTATAACTATTGCGCTTTTTATTAGCTCACAATTTGGATGCAATAACTTTGAAAAGAAGTTTTATAGGGCTATTGAAGATGGTGAAAACCGGGCAATCAAAACTCGAAATCCTACTACTTTTGATTTAACATCAGTAACCGATTTTCAATGGGACAGTGTTCTTTTAATTAAAGGTAACGAAAGCGTTCCAATTTTTTCCGAAGACATAGAGACTTCCTTACATCGAAAAACGACTGATTTACCGGTTTTAAGAGACCGTTTCTACTTTTTACAACATAATAAATCGTTAATTGTCAAAGAAATAAAGAGCAGTTTTAATTCAAATTATCCAGACTATGATCTTGAATCGTGCATGATCGATTCTACTCATTACCGTGAATGGTTATCAAGGCGAGAATGCAAATTCAAATTGATGACAAACAGTTTTACAAAGGGTCGCGGAACTATATTTCTATTCCCGCCTTGCAAAACGTTTATTATTCCGGATAGCCTTTTTGTTAATTAAGCAACGTCTTTTCCAAGTAAAATCACTGAAAATAATTGCCTTTACCATTCGAGTGATAAAATTTACATAGCAAGTATAAACTGGCTGATGATCAATGAAATCCAACAAATTCCAGCTACACTTGCGCTGCAATAGTATAAACTATCTGTATCAGCAAAACTATTCGCCTATATAGCGCTCCCCGATCAAAACTTCAACCCAACCCCCATCTCAAAATACAACACCGACGAATTATTAGACAGCCCTACCGCCCTGGCTACGGCGCCTGATTTAAACCCGTTTTGGACGATGGCGTAAGTGGGTGTAAAATGGGCAATGAAATGCTTGATTTTATAGTCAAACGGTACCGAAATTTCGTAATCAAGCAACTGGAACTGGTTAAGCCGGCTTTCGAAGGTGTTCATGAGCGCTAATTGTCTTTCGGTTTGGTTGGTCTTGCGTTCAATGTAAGCTTCGTAGAAATTTTGCGTGCCCCAGTTAACCGATACCGTGGGCGAAATAATTAAAGCATCTTTTTTATCGAATACATTGTGGCTGATAAAATCGTGTGATAGGCCGGCGTTCAGAAAAATATCGTTGGCCACACCCCGATTATTCAGGCTGTAATCTACGCTGACGCTTGGGGTGATGATATGATCGATATTATAATCCAGGTTAAAGTTAAAAATGTTGGTCATAGAAGCACCTACCAGGGTGCTGTTGGCGTTGTAAAACATTTTGCTGTAGGATATGCCGCCTTCAAGGTTTCGGGTGAGGTCGAAATCGTAACCGGCGGTCAGGCTCCCGCCGTTGATTCGGTCTTTTTTAAGCCCCGGTACAATGTCCATGTCACCGGCAAAGTATAAACCCGATGCAAACATATACTTAAAGTCCGGACTTATAATAGGCACCGCCTTTCGGCCTGTGCGGCCCATAAAAACGTTATTACTCAAAAATTGAGTACCAATTTGGAGGGATGATTTTTGGTCGGCCTGACCGGTAGAATCGGGCCGGGCCTGACTAAACGCACTATAGCTCAATATGGTTAGCAAGCTAACCATCAACAGTTTACAATAATTAGGATACATAGCAAAAAACAGGGTCCGGAAAAACTAAAACTTACTTGCGCTTTCGCGGGTCAATGATAGTTAATCAGATACTAATAAGCGGGTTGACCAAATTAGTTTTAACTTAGAATTGAGGGTGGTGAAAAGGCTGTTGCAGTTGGAGTGCTAAATTTATTACCAATGTAATAGTGGATAACTCGTTAACCTTACACAAAAGCTACATCTGGATGTGCTTGTCGGATAAAAATGATAGATTAGCTTCTAATCAATTAACCTTATATTGAAAAAAATTCGCATCGCTGGAATATGTGTCGTACTGCTGGGTTTAGGCATGTTATCACTTGGAGCATCTATATTTTCATATCAAGGCAGCTACCGAAATCCATGGTTAAGCAAAGCGGGCGAATTTTCATTTTTTTTCTGGTTTCCTACCGTCATCATCGGTATTTATCTTATAAAATCAGGCCGAAGCAAAAATTCGGTTTCATAACTTTTGCTTTATAAAAATTTAAGTCTAGGCAATACACTCCCACATATAAAAAAACGCGTCATTGCGAGGTACGAAGCAATCTCTTTAGGACGGGCGAACCCTGTACCGGTTTAAAAATGCTTACCGTTAAACGCTGGCTAAGCTTAAAGAGATGGCGCCCGTACCTCGCAATGACGAGGTTATACAAAATTTATTTTTAACCCGGCGTTACAACACCCCCTTCAAAATCGACCACACGTTGCCGGCCACTATTTTGGCGCCTTCGGCGGTGGGGTGTATGCCGTCGGCCTGGTTTAGTTTGGGGTTGCCACCTACGCCTTCCAGCAAAAACGGAATCAGCAGCATATCATTTTTTACGGCCAGTTTGGGGAACACGTCCCTGAACTGTTTGGCATAACTTACGCCCATACTTGTCGGAATCTGCATGCCGGCCATTACCAATTTAGCGTTGGGGTATTTGCCTTTTACCTTATCAATAATGGCTTGCAGGTTGCGGTTGGTTTCGGCCACGGGTATGCCACGCAGGCCGTCGTTAGCACCCAGTTCGAGCACAAAAACATCTACCTTTTGCTTTAGCACCCAATCAATACGGCTACGGCCGCCGGCACTGGTTTCGCCGCTGTTTCCGGCGTTCACCACCTTGTAAGGGAAACCTTCCTGCGTAATCTTTTTCTGGATTACGCTCGGGTAGGCATCGGTAGCCGGGTCGTCCAGGCCGTAACCTGCGGTTAGGCTATCACCAAAAAACAGCACCGTTTTGGTGGGTTTAGAGGTACTGTCCTTAGCTGCGGTCTGTTTAGTTTCGCTTTCCGTAGCTGTATTATAAGTATTCTGACAGGCAGCCAGGCTCATCAGGCCTGCCAATAGAAAGGTTTTTATATTGAGTATTTGCATAGTTATATTCTGCTTATGTATCTGATCGGAGCACCTCCAGCGGCGGGCGGTTAAGCACGCCCCTGCTGTTGAGCAAACCAATAATAATAGTTAACGCCACGGTTAAACCAAACAGTATGCCAGCCGGTGCATAACTAACGTCGAAAGGTATTTCGAAACTATATTTAGCCAGCAGCCAACTACCGGCAATAGCAATTACAATACCCGTAAGGGCCGATAACGCTCCTAAAAACAGGTATTCGAGTGCTGTAATAACCAGTATTTGCTTACGGCTGCCGCCCAGGGTACGCAGCAGCACGCTCTCTTTAATGCGCTGGTATTTGCTTATGCGTACCGAGGCAATCAATACGATAATGCCTGTAGCAATACTAAAGCCGCTCATAAATTTAATCACGTAACTAATTTTGTCCAGTATCT harbors:
- a CDS encoding SusC/RagA family TonB-linked outer membrane protein, with amino-acid sequence MKQLLQCLKTARVLPALLLMLCTAQFALAQNRQTVKGVIRDARNKEPVIGAVIRLAGTNVGTATDINGNYTLNATVPNGNYTLAITYTGYRTVNRAVTLNQSPVTVDVDMSEDALNLNEVVVTGTGAATSKKQLGNAISTVSSRDLENSVATSIDQALAGKVAGAQISQNSGNPAGGISVRLRGNSTIAGSSDPLYIVDGVIVNNSSTELVDLGGYSQNRLVDINPADIDRIEIIKGAAGAAIYGSRASNGVVQIFTKRGKSGKPVVAVSTQFRSNTLRKKLAYNDYPFRFTNTTATDLTQVPVDRYDLQKEIFRDAWGNESNVSVSGGSDNTTYYMSGSYLGNQGIIDNTNFQRATARVRVDQRFNNWLKVSLGLNYSLSGSKEIPNGGINEAYGALTGFIFANNYVNPAPNPTTGIYSSLSPAGLLRTNPLEAINRFDFNQKTSRLIGDLQVNMTPVKNLTINYTLGYDNSTQLATGFIPVGNTSPSYSTGYARRADRIALLMNNDLNISYKAKLGDFDFTTAAGATAQTERVSLSGITGTQLSPVSQVASGGAGLAVTDNRSTLNILGFYAQETIGYANKLYVTGALRNDVASSFGKENRWQYYPKLSGTYILSEEKFWKNSSLGSVIPTLKVRASYGQSGNLTAIGAYDRFTNYNPVSLSGLPGVSPSSLLGNATVKPERQTEKEIGMDASFLNDRLGFEFSYYNKSVKDLLLGVNLRPSTGYSTQFQNIGNMTNKGIELLVRGIPVQHENFKWSTTVIFNKNKNKVFNIPGGLLTFPGGFGQVAAVEGYPLGVFYATAFARNADGSLLLTPTGFPQREMTGRNAAGQPSGTIVNRVIGDPNPQWTGSFINEFNVGKNLSFRMQWDASYGGEVFNFTKRVGDRDLYGGLAGYIPELKGEVPKGTSAALFSIMENWIEDGSYLKLREVSASYTLHLKFLKDKPLRVTLAGRNLLSIDKYSGWDPETNAAGQSGAVRGFDFVEVPIPRTIALGLNYTF
- a CDS encoding anhydro-N-acetylmuramic acid kinase, translating into MNRPVGLPVRYGIIRSLLSLLIFMNVNIQKLYTIAAKPVRTIIGLMSGTSFDGLDIALCQFTGSGPGAPVSIQNFITKEYTPQFKEEIKSVFVSRQADLEKVTVLNAYIGTYYAELINECLADWGLTADDVDLIASHGQTIFHAPKHLHPDDHYDNATLQIGDADHLSVKTGIITLSDFRQKHIAGGGEGAPLAVYGDYLIFSDPHESRVLLNIGGIANFTYLPAGQPAGFFSTDVGPGNTLMDQYVQLHYPGRYYDKDSALASQGQVNEVLLKELLKNDFFEAPFPKTTGPELFNLAYLNRALSNTAQTGLSHHDVLATLAAFSARGIIKAIEATVGSGSNFEIYVSGGGMYNPLLLSHLQKHFGKTIRSTNVFGVNPDAKEAVLFALLANEAVAGSPDSLSAAAGIPRVSMGKVSFPL
- a CDS encoding DUF4251 domain-containing protein, whose translation is MKLLKHILLTACLIAAGTILTYAQDTTKRETRAERKAMKEADVKKLLESRRFVFQAQYANPLGGGVTTLNGRLFNISPNGTGHIYLNYNYDLKIRPDSVIAYLPYYGRAQFDAGYNANSTDNGVMFKSTKFDYTSKVNKKGITTIVINPQDAKYNRKLTLSVSPEGYANLSVIITNRSAITYDGYISEK
- a CDS encoding arylesterase, which gives rise to MQILNIKTFLLAGLMSLAACQNTYNTATESETKQTAAKDSTSKPTKTVLFFGDSLTAGYGLDDPATDAYPSVIQKKITQEGFPYKVVNAGNSGETSAGGRSRIDWVLKQKVDVFVLELGANDGLRGIPVAETNRNLQAIIDKVKGKYPNAKLVMAGMQIPTSMGVSYAKQFRDVFPKLAVKNDMLLIPFLLEGVGGNPKLNQADGIHPTAEGAKIVAGNVWSILKGVL